The following proteins are encoded in a genomic region of Maribacter hydrothermalis:
- a CDS encoding LOG family protein, with protein MKSIVVFCGSSEGVNSEYGSKAYELGETFAKKTIELVYGGAKIGIMGKVAMGVLNNGGKVVGVIPVFLRKKEVVHEGLTKLIVTQNMHERKLKMHDLSDGILMLPGGFGTLEEFFEMLTWSQLGLHQYPIGILNTNGFYDSLLKMMHDMVSEGFVKQEHINTILVDEEIDALLEKMENYIPLPTPKWINKEQL; from the coding sequence ATGAAAAGTATTGTAGTGTTTTGCGGTAGCAGCGAAGGTGTCAATTCTGAATATGGTTCGAAGGCGTATGAATTGGGAGAGACTTTCGCAAAGAAAACTATTGAGCTGGTGTATGGTGGAGCCAAAATAGGCATCATGGGTAAAGTAGCTATGGGAGTATTGAACAATGGCGGAAAGGTAGTCGGTGTCATTCCCGTATTCTTGAGAAAGAAAGAAGTGGTTCATGAAGGATTAACAAAATTGATTGTGACCCAAAATATGCATGAGCGTAAATTGAAAATGCATGACCTATCTGACGGAATACTAATGCTACCTGGCGGTTTCGGAACACTAGAGGAGTTTTTTGAAATGTTGACCTGGTCGCAATTGGGGCTGCATCAATATCCGATAGGAATACTCAATACAAACGGATTTTACGATTCGCTGTTAAAGATGATGCACGACATGGTCAGCGAAGGATTTGTAAAACAAGAACATATAAATACTATTTTGGTAGATGAAGAAATAGATGCATTGTTAGAAAAAATGGAAAACTATATACCGTTACCGACACCAAAATGGATAAATAAAGAGCAGCTTTAG